The sequence CACCTGGCAGGTCGAACTCCCGATCCCGCTCGTGCGCAAGACCGTCACGGTCGACACCGAAGACGTCACCCGTCGGCCACCGGAGTACGTCAAGTTCGTCGGCCGATCGAACGTGATGGAGGTCACCGGCGAACACGAGGTCGTCGAGACCGACACCGGTACCCGCCTCGAGAACACGTTCGTCGTCGACGGTAAACTGCCGGGCGTCGAGACGTTCTTCAAGCGCAACCTCGACGGCGAACTCGAGAACCTCCGGCGAGAACTCGTCGCCGACCTGAACGCAGGTGACCGGTCGTGACGACGACCGACGTGGCCGACCACGAACCAGCGAGGCTGACGATCGCACTCGCCCAGATCGAGGTCGAGCCGGCAGCCGTCGCGGGAAACCGCGAGCGGGCACTCGAGGCGATCGCGGCGGCGGCCGAACGGGGGGCCGACCTGGTGGCTCTCCCCGAGCTGTTCTCGGTCGGCTACTTCGCGTTCGAGGAGTACGAACGGGCCGCAGAGCCGCTCGAGGGCGAGACCCTGAGTGCGCTCCAGACGGCAGCTACAGAGCACGACGTCGCCGTTCTCGCAGGAACGATCGTCGAGGACCTGGCAGCGACCGAAACCGCCCCCACGCCGGCGGACGAGGGACTGGCCAACACCGCCGTCCTCTTCGACGCAAGCGGCGAGCGACGGCTCGTCTTTCGGAAACACCACCTCTTCGGGTACGATTCGTCCGAATCGGAGTTGCTCGTCCCCGGCGAGCGACTCGAGACGGCCGACGTCGGCGGATTCACCGTCGGCGTGACGACCTGCTACGACCTGCGATTCCCCGAACTCTTCCGGCGATACGTCGACGCTGGCGTGGACCTCTTTCTCGTCCCGAGCGCGTGGCCCTATCCTCGCGTCGACCACTGGGAGACCCTCTCACGGGCGCGTGCGATCGAAAACCAGTCGTACGTGGCGACGATCAACGGCAGCGGGCAGTTCCCAGATGCCGACGCGACGCTGCTCGGCCGCTCGACCGTCTACGACCCGTGGGGCGTCACCCTCGCCTCGAGCGGCGACGACCCGTCGCTCGTGACCGCCGACCTCGAGCCGGAACGGGTCGAACGGATTCGCGACGACTTCCCTGCGCTCACAGATCGGCGCGAGTAGTCTCGAGTCGCTGGTAGCAGCCGATCACGAGATTGAGAACGCGAACGCACACCCAGTGCTGCCCCGACCGCTGACTTTTTGATCTCCTATCCCTAATCTGCGGTCGCCGGTACTGGCGCTTTTCACGTCGTACCTGGCAATCACGCTGGCCCGTCGACGCTCGGTACCCGGGAACCGAGCACCGCCTCGTCCGCCGTCTCTCCCCACGCCCACCCTTTCGCCACTCTCGTTCACGAGCACCGAGCGACGGCCCACTGCGAAACAGCGTCCGCTTCGGTTCCCTTCGACTCGAGTCACGACTACTGCATCAGGATCGATCCGCGACCGGCGGGACCCGCGCCAACAGGCCACGGACGGCCTCGAGTCCCGGATAGCCGTGGCGTCGCCAGTAGCCAAACGCGATCGCGGCGAGGACGAACTCGGAGACGAAGTACGGGTCCGAAAGCGACTCGAGAAAGAGCTCGAGGACGCTCGGTGCGCCGCTCTCGTACGGTTCGACGGGAGTAACCGGCCAGAGGAGGTGGGCCCCGGTCTCCTCGGGGTCCCAGAGGATCGGAAGCGCGTCGACGATCGTGTGCGAGAGTGCGCCGATGGCGAACGCGACGCCGTACTCCGCGCGACCGTGCCGGCGAGCCAGCAGGTATAGCGCGATCGAGAGGGGGACGAGCAACAGCAGCGAGTGGCCGAGCGTCCGGCCGGTCGGGAGGACGCCGACGTACCACGCGAGCGGTTTGTCGAGGAGGTCGGGAAACTGGCTGCCGAAGACGAGGACGATCACGGCGACGCCGCCCGGCGGAGCGTTCAGCCGTACCCGCGTCGCGAGCGCGTAACAGAGGTAGGCGACGGCGACGTGTCCGAGTGGCCACATACCGACGCCAGACGACTGGTGGCCCTAAATCCGTTACGAGAAGCGACCGGCAGCTCACGTCGGCCCGACTGGCCCCGGTCTCGAGCAGTGCTCGACGACCGGGTCAGTCTTCTCGAGTCGTCACGTCCGCCGAGAGCCCCTGTGCGAGTTCGATCTCCGATTCGTTGGAGATCGTCCAGGCGGTTCGGTCGGTGACGGCTTCGATCACCTCGCGCGCGCTCGGGAAGCCGTTACCGGACTTCTTGACCCCACCGAAGGGTAACTGGACTTCCGCACCGATACACGGCAGGTTCGCGTAGGCCAGTCCGAGCTCCGCGCGGTCTCGGAAGGCGTTGAGCTGTCGGTAGTCCTCCGAGACGATCGCGCCAGCGAGGCCGTACGGTGTGTCGTCGTGGATCTCGAGCGCCCGATCGATGTCGCCGTCGTACTCGATCAGGGCGACGTGCGGGCCGAAAGACTCCTCGCGCAGACATCGCAGATCGGAGTCGTACTCGATCTCGTAGACGAACGGGCCGACCCAGTGGCCGTCGGCGAAGTCGCCGCGTCCCGCCGCACCGCCGTCGGTCGTCCCACCGTCAGCCGTTGCCACGTCGTCGGTCGGTGACTCGGGGAGTTCCGACGGCTCGAGGTCGAATCGATCGACGAGGACGGTCGCGCCCTCCTCGCGAGCGAGGTCGTTGTGGCGGCGGATCTTCTCGACGTGATCGGCCTCGATCGCAGGTCCCATGAACGTCTCCTCGTCGAGCGGATCCCCGACGGCGATCCGTTCGGCGACGTCGACGAATCGTGACTTGAACTCGTCGTAGACGTCCGTGTGAACGATCAGGCGCTCGCTCGAGACGCATCGTTGCCCCGTCGTCTTGAAACTCGAGAGGACGGCAGCCTGCAGGGCGATCTCGAGGTCGGCGTGTTCGGTGATCACGATGGCGTTCTTGCCGCCCATCTCGCAGGCGGCGAGTTTGCCGGGTTCGCCCCCGACCGTGCTGGCGATCTCGTGGCCGACCTCGGCGGAGCCGGTAAAGAGGACGGTGTCGACGCGGTCGTCCGCGACGATGGCTTCGCCTGCGTCGCCGTAGCCCTGGACCATGTTGAACACGCCGTCGGGAATCCCGGCGTCGTCGAACAGTTCGGCGACGACCTGACCGCACCACGGCGTCTGTTCGGCCGGTTTCCAGACCACCGTATTCCCTTCGACCAGCGCGACCGCAACGTGCCAGAACGGAATAGCGATCGGGAAGTTCCACGGCGTGATACAGCCGACGACGCCGCGGGGCTTTCGACGCATGTAGGCGTCCTTCCCGGCGATCTCTGATGGAACGACGTCTCCGTGGGGGTGTCGTGCGTTGCCCGCGGCCCACTCGACCATGTGCCACGCCTCGGTCACGTCTGCCCGACCTTCCGAGATTTCTTTCCCACACTCCCGGGTCACGATCTCGCCCAGTTCGTCGTGGCGGTCGCGAAGTTCGTGGTAGACGTCCCAGAGGTACTCCGCACGGTCGGGATGTGAGAGGGCCCGCCACTCCTCGAACGCCGCCGTTGCAGCCTCGAGCGCGACGTCGACGTCGGCATCGGTTCCCCGGTGGAACGTCCCGAGTGACTCGCCCGTCGCGGGATCCTCGCTCTCGAAGGTCTCACTCCCCCGGCCGTCGATCCACTCGCCGTCGACGTAGTGACCCGTCGGATTCGTGGATTGGTTACCCATACCATATCGTACGACGGTCGGGCGAAAATCCCTGTCGGTGCGTCACCGATCCTGAATATTTGCGGAACGAACGGGATCAGTCGGCCGCGAGGTCGGCCGCCTTCTCGAGTTCGCTACGCAGCGTCGTCGAGTCGAACTCGTGGTCCGGGCGCAGGCGAACGAAGTCGAGGAATCGACGGGCAGCTAGCAGTTCCCGCGGTTCGTAGACGGTCGCCGCGGCCTCGACGGCCCGACGCGCGCCGAGGCGAGGCTCGAGGACGGCGAGTGCGCAGGCGACGTCGTAGGCCGTCGTCTCCGGCACGCGGTCCTCCTGGACGCTCGTCGCGTCGATGAAGTAGAGGTCGCCCTCACAGAGCAGGATGTTCTCCGCGCGGAGGTCGCCGTGGGCGAGTCCATGGTCGTGAACGGTCGCGAGCATTTCGAACAGTTCCGGGGCGAGGGCGGCGACCCGCTCGTCCGGTACGGAATCCAGCGTCTCGAACTCCGGGAGGTACTCGAGGACGAGCACGCCGAGCCCGTTGACCTCGAAGGCCTCGAGCGGAGCCGGTGCGTTGACTCCCGCGGCTCGCAGCTTCTGGGTCGATTCGTACTCGTGTTCGACCATCTCGAGGGGCGTGTCGAACCGGTCGAAGAAGCCACCGGTGCCGGCGGAGACGGCACCGACGTTCCGACCGGTCGTCAACAGCCCGTGAACGAGCGCGTTCTGCCGAGAGACGATCTTCACGAAGAGGTCGTCGTCGATCACACAGGGCGTCGACAGCCAGTTGTCGGCCTCGAGGAACTCCACGCGGACGACGTCACGGTCGTAGCGTTCCGCCAGCGTCTGCACCACGCGCTCGATGCGGTCCCACTCGACGCTTCCGCGGGCGAGCTGGCGGATATCCATATATCGGGGTGAGGGGCGGTGGGGTTAAATGCGTCTCGAACTGTTGCGAACGAGACGTGTTTTCGGAGCGACCGATCACGACGGCGTCGCTCCTGCCTCGAGAGGCGTTTCGGAGCCGGGATGTTAGCATTGCAATACTATTTTCACTGAGGGATCAGTACTGGATCGTATCATGGACGCAGTCGACAACCTCGGCGACGCGATCGACGTCACGAGGGACCTCCTCCTTCCGATTCGACCGTGGTTCTGGCTCAAACTCGCCATCGTCGTGTTCTTCGTCGCCGGACTCGGCTTCGGTGGCGGCATGCCGACCGATCCTACCTTCGTCTCCGAGTTCGAGGACCCCGCGGTGGAAGAGCCCACGCCCGAAGAACCGTTCCCCGCCGATCCGGCGGTCGAAGACCCTGCTGAACCCGAACTCGCCGAAGAGGACGTCCTGCTGATCCTGCTCGTAGTCGTCGGCTTCTTCCTCCTGTTCATCGCGCTGTGGTTCCTCTACGCGCTGCTGGGCGGCATCGCCGAGTTCGTCTTCATCGAGTCGCTACGCACCCAGGAAGTGTCGATCCGACAGTACACCAGACGACACTTCTGGCGCGGCGTTCGTCTCTTCGGGTTTCGACTCGGGGTCGGCATCATCGCTGCCATCCTCGTCGGCGTCCCGACGATTCTCCTGTTCTTCCTCGTCGGAGCGACAGACGGTGGACTGATCGCGCTCATCGGGGTCGCGTTCTTGCTCTCTATTGCTGTCACCTTCGTCCAGGCCATCGTCAACCGCTTCACCTCCGAATTCGTCGCCCCCATCATGCTGCTCGAGTCCCGGGGGGTTCTGAGCGGGTGGCGTCGCTTCTGGCCGACGTTCCGGACGAACTGGAAGGAGTACGTCGTCTACCTGCTGCTGGTGTGGGTGCTCCAGCTCGTGATCAACATCGCCGCCGTCTTCGTGATCGGCTTCGGGCTGGTCCTGCTTGCGATCCCCGTCTTCGTGCTGGTCTTGCTGTTGACGCTCCTCGGGGGCATCGGGCTCATCCTCGCGATTCCGATCGTCCTGCTCGCTGCCTTGCTCGCGCTGTTGATCGTCGCGGTCGTCCAGATGCCGATCCGGACGTACTTCCAGTACTACGCGCTGTTGCTCCTCGGCGACACGAACGCCGACCTCGATCTGATCCCCGAGCAGCGTGCAGCCGTGCGGTCGGGCGATGGTCGTGGTCCCGGTCCCGCCGGTGGCGCAGGTGGACCGGGCGGTCCAGGCGGTGCTGGCGGTGCTGGCCGGACCGGTGACACGACGGACACCGACCCAGACGTCGACACGGAGAACGGTTGGGACAGCCAGCGAGACGAACGTGCCGACGACCGTGAGAGTCGTGGGGCTGAGGACGGCGATTCGTTCTGGGACGACCGCACGGACTCCTTGGCTGACTCAGACGCGGACACCGCCGACCGGGACGTCTGGGAGCGTGAGGAGACCGACGACGAAGACGACGAAGACGACGAACGGGACGAAGACGACGGTCGCGGCTGGTAGTCTCGTCGACTCGAGACTGCCGGTGTGTTTATTTTAGTCACGGTCGATTATTGGCCATGGACTTCTCCCTCCCCGACGAACACCGGATGATCCGGGAAACCGTGCGGGACGTGTGTCGGACGGAGATCGAGCCGATCGCCCAGGAGATCGAAGACGAGCACCGGTTCCCCGAGGAAATCTTCGACACGCTGGCCGATCTCGACGTGATGGGGGTGCCGATCGACGACGAGTACGGTGGCCTCGGGGGAGACACTCTGATGTACGCGCTGGTGGCCGAAGAGCTCGGTCGCGTCTCGGGATCGATCGGTCTCTCGTACGTCGCTCACACGTCGCTCGCGTCGAAGCCGATCGAGCAGTTCGGGACCGACGCCCAGAAAGAACGGTGGCTGCGCCCGCTCGCCGAGGGTGTGTATCTGGGCGGCTGGGCGCTCACCGAACCCGACAGCGGGTCGGACGCCTCCGACATGAACACCACCGCCGAGCGCGAAGGAGACGAGTGGGTGCTAAACGGCACGAAGCAGTTCATCACGAACGCCTCCGTCGCCGGCTCGATCCTCGTCAAGGCCGTTACGGACCCCGATGCGGGCTACGACGGCATCTCGACGTTCATCGTCGACCCCGACGACGACGGCTTCGAGGTGACGACGGTCTGGGACAAAATGGGACTCAACGCCTCGCCGACCTGCGAGATCCAGTTCGACGACGTTCGCCTCCCAGAAAACCGACTCCTCGGTGAGGAAGGTGATGGCTGGGACCAGACCAAGAAGACCCTCGACGGCGGCCGCATCTCGATCGCCGCCCTCTCGACCGGGCTGGCACAGGGCGCGTACGATCACGCCCGCGAGTACAGCACCGAACGCGAGCAGTTCGGCCAGCCGATCGCCGACTTCGACGCCGTCCGCGACACGATCGTCGAGATGCACCGCAAAGTCGAACGGTCGAGACTGCTCACCTACCGCGCTGCGTGCACGTACGACGCCGGCGAGCCCGTCACCCGGGAGTCGGCTCTCGCGAAACTCGAGGCCAGCGAAGCCGCACGAGAGGTAGCCGAAGACGCGGTGCAGGTGCTCGGCGGCTACGGGTACACGACCGACTTCGCCCCGCAACGGTTCTACCGCGACGCGAAGCTGATGGAGATCGGCGAGGGGACGAGCGAGATCCAGCGACTCGTGATCGGGCGGGAGTTAGGGCTCTGACCGGCAATTCTTCCGCACCGCTATCTCGGTGACCGCTGTCCCAGCAGATCCGATCGAGAGAACGGTGAGATTCAGAGGAAGATAGAAGAGACGGAACACGCGCCGGAGTGACGCGCTTCACCCCCGCCCACGGTGGGGCGGGGAACTCGCGCTGTTTTTCGTTTTAGAGACCAGCCAACGGCTACGAGCTCGAGCGTCGTCGCCGGCGGTGGACGTGGGTGAGGTGCAATACGACGCCGTATCCGACGATCGCGAGACCGACGGCGAGGACGACGTTTCCGACGAGGAGCTGGGTCGCAGCGGCGGCGGCCATGTCCGGTGAGGGCCTGACGTCCGTGATCGACGGCGTCGAGACGAACAGCCCGCCGACCTGAAAGCTCGCGACGTAGACCGCCGGTTTCACGATCGGGTTGAGAACCGCGACGGAGGCGAAGATGGCCGGTTTGCTAATCCACGGCCACAGCGAGATCATGACGAAAAAGAGGCCGATACCGAGTCCGCCTGTCGGTAACGCCGTCACGAACACTCCGATCGCGAAACTGGTCGCGACCTCGTGTTCGGTGTGTTCCTCTCGGAACGCCGCAGTCAGGTCTCGACGGGCCCGTTCGCGATACCGGACGACCCGTTCCCGTATCATTCGACTCTGTCAAGTGGTGACGAAGGACGGGCAAAAAGCTGTCGAGTCCAGTGGATTGGGCCGGAACGGTACTATATGCCGAATGACAAGACCGATCAGGGGAACGTTCCGGCCTCGTCGAATGCGTCTGCCACCCGCTGGATCGCGACGACGTAGGCCGCCGTCCGCGGGTTGTCGATGTCGTGGGCCTCGAGCGTGTCGACCAGTGCGTCGAACGCGTCGACGATGTGGTCTTCGAGTTCGCCGTTGACCTTCTCTTCGGACCAGTAGAACCGCTGGCGGTTCTGGACCCACTCGAAGTACGAGACGGTGACGCCGCCGGCGTTCGCGAGGATGTCGGGGATCACGAAGACGTCCTCGTCCTCGAGCACGCGGTCGGCCTCGGGCGTCAGCGGCCCGTTTGCCGCTTCGGAGATGACGTCGGCACTCACGTCCGCGGCGAGGTCACCGTCGATGGCGTTCTCGAGAGCGGCGGGGATCAGCAGGTCGACGTCCATCGTGAGGACGTCCTCGTTGGTGATCTCCTCGTCTGCCTCCTCGTAACCGACGATGCTGCCGGTCTCGTTCTTGTGATCTTTCGCGGCGACGGGGTCGAAGCCGTCGGTGGCGTAGATGCCACCGGAGGAGTCACTCGCGGCGACGACGGTCGCTCCCATCTCGTCGATCAGCTTGGCGGCGATCCAGCCGGCGTTCCCGTAGCCCTGAACGGCGACGGTCGCACCCTCGAGGTCCTTTCCGAGGTACTCGAACGCTTCACGGGCGGCGATGACCGTCGAGCGACCCGTCGCCTCGACGCGGCCCTCGCTGCCACCGCTGGCGAGGTGTTTGCCCGTAATGACGCCCGGCTCCGTGGTGTTCTCGAGGGTCTCGTAGGTGTCTTTGATCCAGTTCATCTCCCGCTGACCGGTGTTGACGTCCGGCGCGGGGATGTCGAGATCCTCACCGATGATGGGACGCAGTTCTTTCGCGAACGACCGCGTGATTCGCTCGAGTTCGCCCTCGGAGTACTCGCTCGGATCGATGACGATACCACCCTTGCCGCCCCCGAGTGGGATGTCGACGATGGCCGTCTTGTAGGTCATCCAGCCGGACAGGGCTTTCACCTCGTCCCGGGTGACCTGCGGGTGGTACCGGATCCCGCCCTTGTACGGGCCGCGGTCGCCGTTGAACTGCGAGCGAAACGCCGTGACGCGAGCGAGCGAGCCGTCGTCTCGCTCGATGGTCAGGTTCGTCTCGAGAACGCGTTCCGGGTGTTTGAGCCGCTCGATAACGTCGTCGTCGATGTCGAGGTAGCCAGCCGCGTCGTCGATCTGCGACTGGAGACTCTCGAACGGGTTGGCGGACTCTGACATGAGTGAATCTTCCGAGGTTATCAAAATAAGCATACCGAAAGTCGATTAGTAAATTATACTCAATATAAGGTCTGGGATAGTGATTAAATTCCTGCCGAACGTCAGCCGTTTCAGCAGTTTGGGGTCAGTGTCTGGAAAGAATATCCTCGTTGTTCGCACAGGTTGTTAAGCAACCTGCCAGAAATCGGACGGGAACCAGTCAGCAGACCAACCCCTCAGCCTCGGTCGCCGCGATTCGCCGCATCCGCACGCTCGAGGAGGCGTTCTGCCTGCGCGATAAGCGGCGCGTCGACCATTTCGCCGTCGACGACGAAGACGCCCCGATCGTCGGCGTCGGCATCCCTGCTGGCCTCGAGCACCCGTTTCGCCCACTCGAGGTCCTCCTCGTCGGGCGAGAACGCCTCGTTGATCGGACCGACTTGTGCCGGGTGGATCGCCAGCTTGCCGTCGAACCCGAACTGGACCGACCGGGCCGTGTCGGCGCGCAAGGCCGCTTCGTCCTCGACGTCGGTGACGAGCGTATCGATCGCCGTGCAGTCGTGGGCCGCCGCCGCGAGCGCGACGCGCTGGCGGGCGTAGCTCACTTCCTCTCCCCCCGGGGTTCGGGTCGCACCGAGGTCAGCCGCGAGGTCCTCCGCCCCGAAGACCAGCGCGTCGGTCGCTCGCTTGCGCGCGACTTCGGGGGCCCCGAGGATTCCGCTCGCCGTCTCGAGCAGCGCGAAGATCGGTCGATAGCCGCCGTGGGCCTCGAGTTCGTCGACCAGCCTGTCGACAGTCTCGCCGGACTCGACTTTGGGTGCCATGACGGCGTCCAGCCGTGGCTCGCCGTCGGCGAACAGGCGAGCGACGTCGGCCGCCATCGCGTCGGGCGCGGCGTTGACGCGAACGCAGACCTCGCAGTCGGCCGCTTCGTCGAACGCGGAGTCCGTGAGCACCTCCCTGACTGTGGTGCGTGCCTCCTCGAGTCGCTGCGGTGCCACGGCGTCCTCGAGGTCGAAGACGATCACGTCGGCCCCCGCCCGCGGTGCTTTCCTGAGCATGTCCTCCCGATCACCGGGGGTGAACAGGACGCTTCTCCGGGCCATACACCGTCTCTCTCGACGAGCAACGTGAAGGTGTTGGGCGGTCTCGACTCGGGACACCTGCTCGAGGCCAGCGTCGTCCCACACGCTTTTGTCCCGACCCGCCGACTCGAGCACCATGCCCGGCCGATACTACGAGGATCTCGAGGTTGGCGAGACGATCGCCCACGATCGCCGACGGACGATCAGCGAGAGCGACAACCAGCGGTTCTGTGATATGACGATGAACCAGC is a genomic window of Natrarchaeobaculum aegyptiacum containing:
- a CDS encoding CoxG family protein — its product is MTVRVERSFELPAPPDRVWAFIVDPENRARSISVVEEFVADDPEGRRVTWQVELPIPLVRKTVTVDTEDVTRRPPEYVKFVGRSNVMEVTGEHEVVETDTGTRLENTFVVDGKLPGVETFFKRNLDGELENLRRELVADLNAGDRS
- a CDS encoding nitrilase-related carbon-nitrogen hydrolase, translated to MTTTDVADHEPARLTIALAQIEVEPAAVAGNRERALEAIAAAAERGADLVALPELFSVGYFAFEEYERAAEPLEGETLSALQTAATEHDVAVLAGTIVEDLAATETAPTPADEGLANTAVLFDASGERRLVFRKHHLFGYDSSESELLVPGERLETADVGGFTVGVTTCYDLRFPELFRRYVDAGVDLFLVPSAWPYPRVDHWETLSRARAIENQSYVATINGSGQFPDADATLLGRSTVYDPWGVTLASSGDDPSLVTADLEPERVERIRDDFPALTDRRE
- a CDS encoding metal-dependent hydrolase, whose protein sequence is MWPLGHVAVAYLCYALATRVRLNAPPGGVAVIVLVFGSQFPDLLDKPLAWYVGVLPTGRTLGHSLLLLVPLSIALYLLARRHGRAEYGVAFAIGALSHTIVDALPILWDPEETGAHLLWPVTPVEPYESGAPSVLELFLESLSDPYFVSEFVLAAIAFGYWRRHGYPGLEAVRGLLARVPPVADRS
- a CDS encoding aldehyde dehydrogenase family protein; protein product: MGNQSTNPTGHYVDGEWIDGRGSETFESEDPATGESLGTFHRGTDADVDVALEAATAAFEEWRALSHPDRAEYLWDVYHELRDRHDELGEIVTRECGKEISEGRADVTEAWHMVEWAAGNARHPHGDVVPSEIAGKDAYMRRKPRGVVGCITPWNFPIAIPFWHVAVALVEGNTVVWKPAEQTPWCGQVVAELFDDAGIPDGVFNMVQGYGDAGEAIVADDRVDTVLFTGSAEVGHEIASTVGGEPGKLAACEMGGKNAIVITEHADLEIALQAAVLSSFKTTGQRCVSSERLIVHTDVYDEFKSRFVDVAERIAVGDPLDEETFMGPAIEADHVEKIRRHNDLAREEGATVLVDRFDLEPSELPESPTDDVATADGGTTDGGAAGRGDFADGHWVGPFVYEIEYDSDLRCLREESFGPHVALIEYDGDIDRALEIHDDTPYGLAGAIVSEDYRQLNAFRDRAELGLAYANLPCIGAEVQLPFGGVKKSGNGFPSAREVIEAVTDRTAWTISNESEIELAQGLSADVTTRED
- a CDS encoding RIO1 family regulatory kinase/ATPase, with the protein product MDIRQLARGSVEWDRIERVVQTLAERYDRDVVRVEFLEADNWLSTPCVIDDDLFVKIVSRQNALVHGLLTTGRNVGAVSAGTGGFFDRFDTPLEMVEHEYESTQKLRAAGVNAPAPLEAFEVNGLGVLVLEYLPEFETLDSVPDERVAALAPELFEMLATVHDHGLAHGDLRAENILLCEGDLYFIDATSVQEDRVPETTAYDVACALAVLEPRLGARRAVEAAATVYEPRELLAARRFLDFVRLRPDHEFDSTTLRSELEKAADLAAD
- a CDS encoding DUF7544 domain-containing protein; translation: MDAVDNLGDAIDVTRDLLLPIRPWFWLKLAIVVFFVAGLGFGGGMPTDPTFVSEFEDPAVEEPTPEEPFPADPAVEDPAEPELAEEDVLLILLVVVGFFLLFIALWFLYALLGGIAEFVFIESLRTQEVSIRQYTRRHFWRGVRLFGFRLGVGIIAAILVGVPTILLFFLVGATDGGLIALIGVAFLLSIAVTFVQAIVNRFTSEFVAPIMLLESRGVLSGWRRFWPTFRTNWKEYVVYLLLVWVLQLVINIAAVFVIGFGLVLLAIPVFVLVLLLTLLGGIGLILAIPIVLLAALLALLIVAVVQMPIRTYFQYYALLLLGDTNADLDLIPEQRAAVRSGDGRGPGPAGGAGGPGGPGGAGGAGRTGDTTDTDPDVDTENGWDSQRDERADDRESRGAEDGDSFWDDRTDSLADSDADTADRDVWEREETDDEDDEDDERDEDDGRGW
- a CDS encoding acyl-CoA dehydrogenase family protein, which codes for MDFSLPDEHRMIRETVRDVCRTEIEPIAQEIEDEHRFPEEIFDTLADLDVMGVPIDDEYGGLGGDTLMYALVAEELGRVSGSIGLSYVAHTSLASKPIEQFGTDAQKERWLRPLAEGVYLGGWALTEPDSGSDASDMNTTAEREGDEWVLNGTKQFITNASVAGSILVKAVTDPDAGYDGISTFIVDPDDDGFEVTTVWDKMGLNASPTCEIQFDDVRLPENRLLGEEGDGWDQTKKTLDGGRISIAALSTGLAQGAYDHAREYSTEREQFGQPIADFDAVRDTIVEMHRKVERSRLLTYRAACTYDAGEPVTRESALAKLEASEAAREVAEDAVQVLGGYGYTTDFAPQRFYRDAKLMEIGEGTSEIQRLVIGRELGL
- a CDS encoding DUF2062 domain-containing protein, with the protein product MIRERVVRYRERARRDLTAAFREEHTEHEVATSFAIGVFVTALPTGGLGIGLFFVMISLWPWISKPAIFASVAVLNPIVKPAVYVASFQVGGLFVSTPSITDVRPSPDMAAAAATQLLVGNVVLAVGLAIVGYGVVLHLTHVHRRRRRSSS
- a CDS encoding Glu/Leu/Phe/Val family dehydrogenase, encoding MSESANPFESLQSQIDDAAGYLDIDDDVIERLKHPERVLETNLTIERDDGSLARVTAFRSQFNGDRGPYKGGIRYHPQVTRDEVKALSGWMTYKTAIVDIPLGGGKGGIVIDPSEYSEGELERITRSFAKELRPIIGEDLDIPAPDVNTGQREMNWIKDTYETLENTTEPGVITGKHLASGGSEGRVEATGRSTVIAAREAFEYLGKDLEGATVAVQGYGNAGWIAAKLIDEMGATVVAASDSSGGIYATDGFDPVAAKDHKNETGSIVGYEEADEEITNEDVLTMDVDLLIPAALENAIDGDLAADVSADVISEAANGPLTPEADRVLEDEDVFVIPDILANAGGVTVSYFEWVQNRQRFYWSEEKVNGELEDHIVDAFDALVDTLEAHDIDNPRTAAYVVAIQRVADAFDEAGTFP
- a CDS encoding HpcH/HpaI aldolase/citrate lyase family protein, whose translation is MARRSVLFTPGDREDMLRKAPRAGADVIVFDLEDAVAPQRLEEARTTVREVLTDSAFDEAADCEVCVRVNAAPDAMAADVARLFADGEPRLDAVMAPKVESGETVDRLVDELEAHGGYRPIFALLETASGILGAPEVARKRATDALVFGAEDLAADLGATRTPGGEEVSYARQRVALAAAAHDCTAIDTLVTDVEDEAALRADTARSVQFGFDGKLAIHPAQVGPINEAFSPDEEDLEWAKRVLEASRDADADDRGVFVVDGEMVDAPLIAQAERLLERADAANRGDRG